Proteins encoded within one genomic window of Pongo abelii isolate AG06213 chromosome 18, NHGRI_mPonAbe1-v2.0_pri, whole genome shotgun sequence:
- the ZNF598 gene encoding E3 ubiquitin-protein ligase ZNF598 isoform X9: MRRQHELFCCRLCLQHLQIFTYERKWYSRKDLARHRMQGDPDDTSHRGHPLCKFCDERYLDNDELLKHLRRDHYFCHFCDSDGAQDYYSPPTDTPSPASDYAYLREHFREKHFLCEEGRCSTEQFTHAFRTEIDLKAHRTACHSRSRAEARQNRQIDLQFSYAPRHSRRNEGVVGGEDYEEVDRYSRQGRVARAGTRGAQQSRRGSWRYKREEEDREVAAAVRASVAAQQQEEARRNEDQEEGGRPKKEEAAARGPEDPRGPRRSPRTQGEGPGPKETSTNGPVSQEAFSVTGPAAPGCVGVPGTLPPPSPKLKDEDFPSLSASTSSSCSTAATPGPVGLVLPYAIPARGRSAFQEEDFPALVSSVPKPGTTPTSLVSAWNSSSSSKKVAQPPLSAQATGSGQHTRKAGKGSRGSRKGGLPLTQEEEGGSPAVQELLSTRPTGSVSSTLGPASIQPSKVGKKKKVGSEKPGTTLPQPPPTTCPPGALQAPEAPASRAEGPVAVVVNGHTEGPALARSTPKEPPGLPRPLGSFPCPTPQEDFPALGGPCPPRMPPPPGFSAVVLLKGTPPPPPPGLVPPVSKPPPGFSGLLPSPHPACVPSPVTTTMTKVPRPPPAPRAYLVPENFRERNLQLIQSIRDFLQSDEARFSEFRSHSGEFRQGLISAAQYYKSCRDLLGENFQKVFNELLVLLPDTAKQQELLSAHTDFCNREKPLSTKSKKNKKSAWQATTQQAGLDCRVCPTCQQVLAHGDASSHQALHAARDDDFPSLQAIARIIT, encoded by the exons ATGCGGAGGCAGCATGAGCTCTTCTGCTGCCGGCTGTGCCTCCAGCACCTCCAG ATCTTCACATATGAGCGCAAGTGGTACTCGCGCAAGGACCTGGCCCGGCATCGCATGCAGGGTGACCCCGATGACACGTCGCACCGTGGGCACCCGCTCTGCAAGTTCTGTGACGAGCGCTACCTGGACAATGATGAGCTGCTTAAGCACCTGCGCCGCGACCACTACTTCTGCCACTTCTGCGACTCGGACGGGGCCCAGGACTACTACAG CCCTCCTACCGACACCCCATCTCCTGCCAGCGACTATGCCTACCTGCGTGAGCACTTCCGGGAGAAGCACTTTCTGTGTGAGGAAGGCCGCTGCAGCACGGAGCAGTTCACCCACGCCTTCCGCACCGAGATCGACCTCAAGGCCCACAGGACGGCCTGCCACAGTCGCAGCCGCGCCGAGGCGCGCCAGAACCGCCAGATCGACCTGCAGTTCAGCTACGCGCCACGGCACTCGCGCCGGAACGAGG GGGTCGTTGGTGGCGAAGACTACGAGGAGGTGGACAGGTACAGCCGCCAGGGCCGAGTGGCCCGGGCCGGCACTCGCGGAGCCCAGCAGAGCCGCCGAGGAAGCTGGAGGTACAAAAG GGAAGAAGAGGACCGAGAAGTAGCAGCTGCCGTCCGGGCCTCCGTGGCCGCACAGCAGCAGGAGGAGGCTCGCAGGAATGAGGACCAGGAGGAAGGTGGTCGGCCCAAGAAGGAGGAGGCAGCGGCGCGGGGTCCTGAGGATCCCCGTGGCCCCCGGCGCTCACCCCGGACTCAGGGCGAAGGCCCAG GCCCCAAGGAAACCTCGACAAATGGTCCTGTAAGCCAAGAAGCCTTCTCGGTGACGGGCCCAGCCGCCCCAGGGTGTGTGGGGGTACCAGG CACCCTCCCACCACCCAGCCCGAAGCTCAAGGACGAAGACTTCCCCAGCCTCTctgcctccacttcctcctcctgctccacTGCAGCAACCCCGGGCCCTGTGGGGTTGGTGCTGCCGTACGCCATCCCTGCCAGAGGCAGGAGTGCCTTCCAGGAGGAGGACTTCCCCGCCCTGGTATCCTCGGTGCCCAAGCCTGGCACCACCCCCACCAGCCTTGTCTCTGCTTGGaacagcagcagtagcagcaagAAGGTAGCACAGCCCCCACTCTCGGCGCAGGCTACCGGCAGCGGCCAGCACACCAGGAAGGCTGGGAAGGGGAGCAGGGGCAGCAGGAAGGGCGGCCTGCCCCTCACACAGGAGGAGGAGGGCGGCAGCCCGGCCGTGCAGGAGCTTCTAAGCACACGCCCCACGGGCTCCGTCTCCTCCACACTGGGGCCGGCCTCCATCCAGCCCTCTAAGGTTGGCAAGAAGAAGAAAGTGGGCTCGGAGAAGCCGGGCACCACACTGCCACAGCCCCCACCCACTACCTGTCCCCCAGGGGCTTTGCAGGCCCCGGAAGCTCCTGCCAGCAGAGCCGAGGGGCCAGTTGCCGTCGTCGTTAATGGACACACAGAGGGCCCGGCCCTGGCTCGGAGTACCCCCAAGGAACCCCCAGGGCTCCCAAGGCCTCTGGGGTCCTTCCCCTGCCCCACGCCACAGGAGGACTTCCCAGCGCTCGGCGGCCCCTGCCCGCCCCGGATGCCGCCGCCCCCAG GCTTCAGCGCTGTGGTGCTCCTGAAGGGCAcgcctcccccacccccgccgGGCCTGGTGCCCCCAGTCAGCAAGCCACCCCCCGGCTTCTCTGGCCTTCTGCCTAGCCCCCACCCGGCCTGTGTCCCCAGCCCTGTCACCACCACCATGACAAAAGT ACCCAGGCCGCCGCCTGCCCCACGGGCCTACCTAGTCCCCGAGAACTTCCGGGAGAGGAACCTTCAGCTCATCCAGTCCATCAGGGACTTCCTGCAGAGCGACGAGGCCCGCTTCAGCGAGTTCAGGAGCCACTCAGGGGAGTTCAGACAG GGCCTGATCTCCGCAGCCCAGTATTACAAGAGTTGCCGGGACCTGCTGGGGGAGAATTTCCAGAAGGTCTTTAATGAGCTGCTGGTCCTGCTGCCCGACACGGCCAAGCAGCAGGAGCTCCTGTCTGCACACACGGACTTCTGCAACCGCGAGAAGCCTCTCAGCACCAAGTCCAAGAAGAACAAGAAGAGCGCGTGGCAGGCCACCACCCAGCAGGCGGGCCTGGACTGCCGTGTGTGCCCCACCTGCCAGCAGGTGCTCGCGCATGGCGACGCCAGCAGCCACCAGGCGCTGCATGCTGCCCGGGACGACGACTTCCCCTCTCTGCAAGCCATCGCCAGGATCATCACGTAG